A genomic segment from Salmo trutta unplaced genomic scaffold, fSalTru1.1, whole genome shotgun sequence encodes:
- the LOC115187672 gene encoding tumor necrosis factor receptor superfamily member 16-like gives MDALWVCTLFLLVKVALGDACVSGQFSQSGECCSPCPPGHGVEVECGMEDTKCQPCPEGTFSPSDGLSPCLPCARCPAGIPELTSCSATQDTHCDCDQHFYLWRDGKSVTGLCAACTMCGRGEGVVRLCGARGNTQCQPCHPGTFSEEKSDIKPCQACSQCSDTEVEIRACQLNSDTLCMDKKLHILSRPPESDGPLAAPRLPGLGLVNDGEEASPSPGGGAAPRAPGFTPQDDGSSNHILVYVSVLAAVVLGLLLYVAYKCWTSYKQKQALSKARAAELGTCPEGEKLHSDSGVFLDSHSLQDSQPSKGSKRDSKQDSRLYINLPPHRQEEVERLLQEGSGGRRGSWRTLGAALGYEPEQMDLFGHGEAPVHTLLSNWAQQEGSTLGLLCSALARIERPDVAAALTCPAQGVSVV, from the exons GTTGCCCTGGGAGATGCCTGTGTTAGTGGGCAGTTCAGCCAGTCAGGGGAGTGCTGTAGCCCGTGTCCTCCAGGCCATGGGGTGGAGGTAGAGTGTGGGATGGAGGACACCAAGTGCCAGCCTTGCCCTGAGG GAACGTTCTCCCCATCAGACGGTCTCTCCCCGTGCCTCCCCTGTGCCCGCTGCCCTGCTGGCATCCCAGAGCTGACCTCCTGCAGCGCCACCCAGGATACCCACTGTGATTGTGACCAGCACTTCTACCTGTGGCGGGATGGGAAGAGTGTGACGGGGCTGTGTGCCGCCTGCACCATGTGTGGACGTGGCGAGGGGGTGGTGAGGCTGTGTGGTGCCCGGGGGAACACCCAGTGCCAACCATGTCACCCAGGAACGTTCTCCGAGGAGAAGAGTGATATCAAGCCCTGCCAGGCCTGCTCTCAGTGCTCTGACACTGAGGTGGAGATCAGAGCCTGCCAGCTCAACTCTGACACCCTCTGCATGG ATAAGAAGCTCCACATCCTGTCTCGTCCCCCTGAGTCTGACGGCCCTCTGGCCGCTCCTCGCCTGCCTGGGTTAGGGTTGGTGAATGATGGAGAGGAGGCCAGCCCTTCCCCTGGAGGAGGAGCGGCCCCCAGGGCCCCCGGGTTCACCCCTCAGGATGATGGGAGCAGCAACCACATCCTGGTGTACGTATCAGTTCTGGCTGCTGTGGTGCTGGGCCTGCTGCTCTACGTCGCCTACAAGTG CTGGACGTCGTATAAGCAGAAGCAGGCGTTGAGTAAAGCCCGTGCTGCAGAGCTGGGGACGTGTCCTGAAGGAGAGAAACTCCATAGTGACAGCGGCGTGTTCCTGGACTCACACAGCCTGCAGGATAGCCAACCAAGTAAAG GTAGTAAGAGGGACAGTAAGCAGGACAGCCGTCTGTACATCAACCTGCCCCCCCACAGACAGGAAGAGGTGGAGCGTCTGCTCCAGGAGGGGAGCGGGGGCCGCAGAGGCTCCTGGAGGACCCTGGGGGCCGCGCTGGGCTACGAGCCCGAGCAGATGGACCTGTTTGGGCACGGCGAGGCCCCTGTACACACCCTTCTCTCCAACTGGGCCCAGCAGGAGGGCTCCACTCTGGGACTTCTGTGCTCGGCGCTGGCCCGCATCGAGAGGCCCGACGTGGCTGCCGCCCTCACCTGCCCTGCCCAGGGGGTGTCTGTGGTCTGA